The Streptomyces sp. NBC_01689 genome includes a window with the following:
- a CDS encoding ATP-binding protein — translation MLRNLPEAPPGFVGRRDELTHLTEALGRHRVVTLTGIGGVGKSRLALHTAEHVLRTGARGVAWADLWPLQDDRLLVATLADALDFSDHTTTVPLDALGTWLADKDVLLVLDSCEHLIAACRPVITGLLAACPALSVLVTSREPLGLPDEHVVPVGPLPPATDAVELFCRRASDAGTALTAPADLVTVARLCRRLEGMPLALELTAGQLSHRTLGEVERELGSRLDIAVDDGNALPSGPARHRAVRTSVGWSHELCTPQERLLWARLSVFRDVVDADTVRAVCAGGPLLASDVDRALAGLVRKSVLSRHGGLHRMLDTVREYGRMWLDELGESAELSDRHARHFLELARHADAGWPGPEQARWYGRIDRANADLCAALDHLLAVRPNAALELAGLVGFFWSCCGHLREAASYLEDALALSDESGPARTRAMWALGITRVLRGERDPSRTLAGHCHRRAQAQDDDEGLLLAAYLLGLTHLLQGLPMTARSEVDRALATMGGPPFSSMGRAMCRLVRVFALTAEGLLKEARTEAERLRADCAEFGEWWTRSYTDYQLALISLFEDRPEDATRHALSMLDGKRHIGDSFGLALGLDLLASALAARGDAETAVAAYGAGEVYWSAVGHPQRGTPELGPVRERYEDTARSLLGDAYQEASLRSVLCDPEVVVRALLDGPVRDS, via the coding sequence GTGTTGAGAAATCTGCCCGAAGCTCCGCCCGGTTTCGTCGGACGCCGCGACGAACTCACCCACCTCACCGAGGCCCTGGGCCGGCACCGGGTGGTCACCCTGACCGGGATCGGCGGTGTGGGCAAGAGCCGTCTGGCGCTGCACACGGCGGAACACGTCCTGCGCACCGGCGCCCGCGGGGTGGCCTGGGCCGACCTGTGGCCCCTCCAGGACGACCGGCTGCTCGTCGCCACCCTGGCCGACGCGCTGGACTTCTCCGACCACACGACCACCGTGCCGCTGGACGCATTGGGCACCTGGCTGGCGGACAAGGACGTCCTGCTGGTGCTGGACTCCTGCGAACACCTGATCGCGGCCTGCCGTCCGGTGATCACCGGTCTGCTCGCCGCCTGCCCCGCGCTGAGCGTGCTCGTGACCAGCCGGGAGCCGCTCGGCCTGCCCGACGAACACGTCGTCCCGGTGGGGCCGTTGCCCCCGGCCACCGACGCCGTGGAACTCTTCTGCCGCCGGGCCTCCGACGCGGGAACGGCGTTGACGGCCCCGGCTGACCTGGTGACCGTCGCCCGGCTGTGCCGACGTCTTGAAGGGATGCCGCTCGCGCTGGAGTTGACCGCGGGACAGCTCTCGCACCGCACGCTCGGGGAGGTCGAGCGGGAGCTCGGGTCCCGGCTGGACATCGCGGTGGACGACGGGAACGCCCTGCCGTCCGGTCCCGCGCGGCACCGGGCGGTGCGGACCTCGGTCGGCTGGAGTCACGAACTCTGCACGCCCCAGGAGCGTCTGCTGTGGGCCCGTCTGTCCGTGTTCCGTGACGTGGTCGACGCGGACACGGTACGCGCCGTGTGTGCCGGGGGCCCGCTCCTCGCCTCGGACGTGGACCGGGCCCTGGCCGGGCTCGTACGGAAGTCGGTGCTGTCGCGCCACGGCGGCCTCCACCGGATGCTCGACACCGTCCGGGAGTACGGACGCATGTGGCTCGACGAACTCGGCGAGAGCGCAGAGCTGTCGGACCGGCACGCCCGGCACTTCCTCGAGCTGGCCCGGCACGCCGACGCGGGCTGGCCGGGGCCGGAACAGGCCCGCTGGTACGGGCGGATCGACCGGGCGAACGCCGATCTGTGCGCAGCGCTCGACCATCTGCTGGCCGTCCGGCCGAACGCCGCGCTCGAACTCGCCGGTCTGGTCGGCTTCTTCTGGAGCTGCTGCGGACATCTGCGGGAGGCCGCCTCGTACTTGGAGGACGCGCTCGCCCTGTCCGACGAGTCCGGGCCGGCCAGGACCAGGGCCATGTGGGCGCTCGGCATCACCCGTGTCCTGCGCGGCGAGCGTGACCCCTCGCGCACCCTCGCCGGACACTGCCACCGGCGCGCGCAGGCCCAGGATGACGACGAGGGCCTCCTGCTGGCCGCGTATCTGCTGGGGCTGACCCATCTGCTCCAGGGTCTTCCGATGACGGCGCGGAGCGAGGTGGACCGGGCGCTGGCGACCATGGGCGGGCCGCCGTTCTCCTCGATGGGGCGCGCGATGTGCCGGCTGGTGCGCGTGTTCGCCCTGACCGCGGAAGGACTGCTCAAGGAGGCGCGCACGGAGGCTGAGAGACTGCGGGCCGACTGTGCCGAGTTCGGCGAGTGGTGGACCCGTTCGTACACGGACTACCAGCTGGCGCTGATCTCCCTCTTCGAGGACCGGCCCGAGGACGCCACCCGCCACGCGCTGTCGATGCTGGACGGGAAGCGGCACATCGGCGACAGCTTCGGCCTCGCCCTCGGCCTGGACCTGCTGGCGTCGGCACTCGCCGCCCGGGGCGACGCGGAGACGGCGGTCGCCGCGTACGGGGCCGGGGAGGTGTACTGGTCCGCCGTGGGACATCCGCAGCGCGGAACGCCGGAGCTGGGCCCGGTGCGTGAGCGGTACGAGGACACCGCCCGCTCGCTCCTGGGCGACGCGTACCAGGAGGCCAGCCTGCGGTCGGTGCTCTGCGACCCCGAGGTGGTGGTGCGGGCGCTGCTCGACGGCCCCGTCCGGGACTCCTGA
- a CDS encoding MerR family transcriptional regulator has product MTTGSLARKLGVSPTTLRSWDRRYGIGPALRTDGRHRRWTPEDVAMLQEMCRLTAAGLPPAEAARAAKERARGRARSPALTLPGLPAGSPAPPAPPVRPACPPGAMASRSGTGLPLGDAWQECRGLARAAVRLDAAAVQGLLTAAVQAHGLATAWTEVMVPTLRAVGRKWESSGDRYVEVEHLLTWHVSATLRHLYVSAARTASPGAPPVLLACLPDEPHTLPLEALGAVLTERGAPALMLGGAVPAEALIAAVRRVGPSAVVLWSQSRSTANLPLARHVAGTRWGVRGARTHSRVLLAGPGWDADPGPGLLRPGLLDEALRMLVAPER; this is encoded by the coding sequence GTGACCACCGGTTCCCTGGCCCGGAAGCTCGGCGTGTCGCCGACGACGCTGCGGTCCTGGGACCGCCGCTACGGGATCGGACCCGCGCTGCGGACCGACGGCCGCCATCGGCGGTGGACGCCCGAGGACGTGGCCATGCTCCAGGAGATGTGCCGCCTCACGGCCGCGGGACTGCCGCCCGCCGAGGCCGCCCGCGCCGCGAAGGAACGGGCGCGCGGCCGCGCGCGCTCCCCGGCGCTCACGCTCCCGGGGCTCCCCGCCGGATCGCCGGCTCCCCCCGCGCCTCCCGTGAGGCCGGCCTGCCCGCCGGGCGCCATGGCCTCGCGGTCGGGCACCGGACTGCCGCTCGGGGACGCGTGGCAGGAGTGCCGGGGCCTCGCGCGCGCCGCCGTACGACTGGACGCGGCGGCCGTCCAGGGCCTGCTGACGGCCGCGGTCCAGGCGCACGGGCTCGCGACGGCCTGGACCGAGGTGATGGTGCCCACGCTCCGTGCGGTCGGCAGGAAGTGGGAGTCCTCGGGCGACCGGTACGTCGAGGTCGAGCACCTGCTCACCTGGCACGTCTCCGCCACCCTCCGCCATCTGTACGTGTCGGCGGCCCGGACGGCATCGCCGGGGGCGCCGCCCGTCCTGCTGGCCTGCCTTCCGGACGAACCGCACACGCTGCCCCTCGAAGCGCTCGGCGCGGTGCTCACCGAGCGCGGGGCACCGGCCCTGATGCTCGGCGGTGCCGTGCCCGCCGAGGCACTGATCGCGGCGGTACGGCGGGTCGGTCCCTCGGCGGTGGTGCTGTGGTCGCAGTCGCGCTCCACGGCGAACCTGCCCCTCGCCCGGCATGTCGCCGGGACACGATGGGGTGTACGGGGAGCGCGGACGCACAGCCGGGTCCTGCTCGCCGGTCCCGGCTGGGACGCGGACCCGGGGCCCGGACTGCTGCGGCCGGGTCTGCTGGACGAGGCGCTGCGGATGCTCGTCGCGCCGGAGCGTTAG
- a CDS encoding cysteine desulfurase-like protein, producing the protein MTFDVGALRAQIPALRAGLAHFDGPGGTQMPAPVVAAIAGALESPLSVRGSVAPGEVNAETLVREFRRAMADLLGAHPSGIVFGRSATQLTYDFSRTLAKDWAPGDEIVVSRLDHDANIRPWLQAAQSAGAVVRWADFDPETGELPPSAVGDLLTERTRLVAVTAASNLIGTIPDVPAIARLVHRAGALLHVDGVHYAAHAFVDLAELGADLFVCSPYKFLGPHHGVLAASTDLLETLRPDKLLPSTDLVPERFELGTLPYELLAGTRAAVDLLAGLGSGPAEGRRARLRSALESIDRHERELRDLTESGLAALDGVTVHSRAGQRTPTLLLTFDGRDAAEAYHFLAERGVHAPAGSFYALEASRHLGLGDTGGLRVGLAPYNDQGDVARLLDGLAEFLKS; encoded by the coding sequence TTGACCTTTGACGTCGGTGCGCTGCGCGCCCAGATCCCCGCCCTGCGGGCCGGACTCGCCCACTTCGACGGCCCCGGCGGCACCCAGATGCCCGCCCCCGTCGTCGCGGCGATCGCCGGCGCGCTCGAAAGCCCCCTCTCGGTCCGGGGCAGCGTCGCCCCGGGAGAGGTGAACGCGGAGACCCTCGTCAGGGAATTCCGGCGGGCCATGGCCGACCTGCTCGGCGCGCACCCCTCCGGGATCGTCTTCGGCCGCAGCGCCACCCAGCTCACGTACGACTTCTCCCGCACGCTGGCGAAGGACTGGGCGCCCGGCGACGAGATCGTGGTCAGCCGTCTCGACCACGATGCCAACATCCGCCCCTGGCTGCAGGCCGCGCAGAGTGCCGGTGCCGTGGTCCGGTGGGCCGACTTCGATCCGGAGACGGGCGAACTCCCCCCGTCGGCCGTGGGCGACCTGCTCACCGAGCGGACCCGGCTGGTCGCTGTGACCGCCGCGTCCAACCTCATCGGGACGATCCCCGACGTCCCCGCGATCGCCCGGCTGGTCCACCGCGCGGGCGCCCTGCTCCACGTCGACGGGGTGCACTACGCCGCGCACGCCTTCGTGGACCTCGCGGAGCTCGGCGCCGACCTCTTCGTCTGCTCGCCCTACAAGTTCCTCGGCCCGCACCACGGAGTGCTCGCGGCCTCCACGGATCTGCTGGAGACACTGCGGCCGGACAAGCTGCTGCCGTCCACCGACCTGGTCCCGGAGCGTTTCGAACTGGGGACGCTGCCCTACGAACTCCTCGCCGGCACCCGGGCCGCCGTGGACCTGCTCGCCGGTCTCGGCAGCGGCCCGGCGGAGGGACGCCGGGCGCGCCTCCGCTCCGCGCTCGAGTCGATCGACCGGCACGAGCGCGAGCTGCGGGACCTGACGGAATCCGGACTGGCGGCACTCGACGGCGTCACGGTCCACTCCCGGGCCGGCCAACGCACGCCCACCCTGCTCCTGACCTTCGACGGGCGCGACGCGGCGGAGGCCTACCACTTCCTGGCGGAGCGCGGCGTCCACGCGCCCGCGGGCTCCTTCTACGCCCTGGAGGCGTCGCGGCACCTCGGACTGGGCGACACCGGCGGCCTGCGCGTCGGGCTCGCGCCCTACAACGACCAGGGCGACGTGGCACGGCTCCTGGACGGACTGGCGGAGTTCCTCAAGTCGTGA